A single region of the Bacillota bacterium genome encodes:
- a CDS encoding NADH-quinone oxidoreductase subunit J, producing the protein MLAQILFWLMALVIVVTSIGVVAVRNPVRSALNLVANFFALAVLYLLLYAQFVAVVQIIVYAGAIMVLFLFTIMLLNLGAPSEMVERYEWKRPVTVGLALLFVIVLSGGVFARLGQAQPAPDDIGTVQMVGKYLFTDWVYPFELTSVLLLIAIVGAIVMAKRRF; encoded by the coding sequence ATGCTTGCACAGATTCTGTTCTGGCTGATGGCGCTGGTGATTGTGGTAACGTCCATCGGCGTGGTGGCGGTGCGCAACCCCGTGCGCAGTGCGCTGAACCTGGTGGCGAACTTCTTTGCGCTGGCAGTGCTGTATCTACTGCTTTACGCGCAGTTCGTGGCAGTGGTGCAGATTATCGTCTACGCGGGCGCGATTATGGTGCTGTTCCTGTTTACCATCATGCTGTTGAATCTGGGCGCGCCGTCGGAAATGGTGGAACGGTATGAGTGGAAGCGTCCCGTGACGGTAGGATTGGCGTTGCTGTTCGTGATTGTGCTGTCTGGTGGGGTGTTCGCGCGGTTGGGGCAGGCGCAGCCTGCGCCCGATGACATCGGCACGGTGCAGATGGTGGGCAAGTACCTGTTTACCGACTGGGTGTATCCCTTCGAGTTGACTTCGGTGCTTCTGCTGATTGCGATTGTGGGCGCGATTGTCATGGCGAAGCGGAGGTTCTGA
- the nuoK gene encoding NADH-quinone oxidoreductase subunit NuoK: protein MEAIPVSWYLMLSAFMFAMGVTGVVIRRNPIVIFMCIELMLNAANLAFLAFARQQAQLGAQVAGQVYTILVMAVAAAEVAIGLGIIVAIYRLRDTINVDEMNLLKF from the coding sequence ATGGAGGCAATACCGGTCAGCTGGTATCTGATGTTGAGCGCGTTTATGTTCGCAATGGGCGTGACCGGAGTGGTCATCCGGCGCAACCCCATCGTGATATTCATGTGCATTGAACTCATGCTGAACGCGGCGAACCTGGCGTTTCTGGCTTTCGCGCGGCAGCAGGCGCAGTTGGGGGCGCAGGTCGCGGGGCAGGTGTATACGATACTGGTGATGGCGGTGGCGGCAGCGGAAGTGGCAATCGGGCTGGGGATTATCGTTGCCATCTACCGACTGCGCGACACCATTAACGTGGACGAGATGAACCTGCTGAAGTTCTGA